The Cydia fagiglandana chromosome 4, ilCydFagi1.1, whole genome shotgun sequence genome has a window encoding:
- the LOC134663769 gene encoding probable palmitoyltransferase ZDHHC24, with the protein MLLIQLESITNKPIKRVLEHIFYLLLILILIPVFIYFELCIVLPAVEKDKSKHVIHMCIAFFLLLNIVGNMIYGMLTDSSIKGKMLDSKKDWTLCSVCECLRPPRAWHCNICNICILKRDHHCTYLTSCVGYFNYRYFILLTLYIFIAMLYAFYYNLKFLATFISWNHGLAIIRFIFPLANFVVDASYESLYIFIVVINFILALFTGFLAYYHFSNVFKGQTTPERKYNECNYNKGWRRNLIEVFGVRWYLTWILPFIQSPLPGDGIQWHDEDKYK; encoded by the coding sequence ATGTTGTTGATACAATTAGAATCTATTACGAATAAGCCCATAAAACGAGTTCTAGAGCAcattttttaccttttattaatattaatcctGATTCCAGTATTCATCTATTTTGAATTGTGCATTGTATTACCAGCAGTTGAGAAAGATAAGTCAAAGCATGTTATTCATATGTGTATAGCATTTTTTCTGTTACTTAATATTGTAGGCAATATGATCTATGGAATGTTAACTGATAGTAgtattaaaggaaaaatgttAGATAGTAAAAAAGACTGGACCTTGTGTTCCGTGTGCGAGTGTCTGCGGCCGCCTCGCGCGTGGCACTGTAACATTTGTAACATATGCATATTAAAAAGAGATCATCACTGCACTTACCTTACTTCTTGTGTTGGATATTTCAactatagatattttatactttTAACTCTTTATATATTCATCGCTATGTTGTATGCATTTTACTATAATCTTAAGTTTTTGGCTACTTTTATATCATGGAACCATGGACTGGCAATCATTCGATTTATTTTTCCACTAGCAAATTTTGTAGTAGATGCTAGCTATGAAagcttgtatatttttatagttGTCATTAATTTCATATTAGCCTTGTTTACAGGATTTTTAGCTTACTATCATTTTAGTAATGTTTTTAAAGGTCAAACTACACCAGAGAGAAAATATAATGAGTGTAATTACAATAAAGGATGGAGAAGGAATTTAATAGAAGTTTTTGGTGTAAGATGGTACTTGACATGGATTTTGCCATTTATTCAGAGTCCATTGCCAGGTGATGGCATACAATGGCATGATGAAGATAAGTACAAATAA
- the LOC134663768 gene encoding major facilitator superfamily domain-containing protein 1-like — protein MENPGASGSNRTTLPTSSWCHPANRVHRFLALMLMCFLCFGSYFCYDTPGALADNFKQDLHLNTSQFALVYSIYSWPNVILCFIGGYLVDRYFGVRLGTIIYMTIVLIGAVIFAAGAYINAFWLMILGRFIFGIGGESLQVVVNNYVVLWFKGKELNMVFGLQLSFSRFGSTVNFWIMGPIYKWVSTYFVGYERLGVALFIAALTCFISLICGLILGWMDHRAEKILGRLEESENSEPFHLSDIIHFKSVFWLVSVICVAYYLAIFPFIALGKLFFERKFDFLPQDANTANSMVYLLSAALSPFFGVLIDKTGRNVMWVIISNVSTIGAHCLLAFTFFNPYIGVVLLGISYSLLAAGLWPLVALIVPENQLGTAYGICQAVQNLGLATVILLAGVIVDKYGYLMLEMFFLGCLFVSLIAAVLVYIVDSANNGILNLSPSVRESIKPTRPIDETANLLDSEEYTDQEETDSRPPEWNDEQAPAPQDIAQVQSDRIRSRYLAQILPNSNIPDRQ, from the exons ATGGAGAATCCAGGAGCCAGTGGCAGTAACAGGACAACTCTGCCCACTTCCTCATGGTGTCATCCTGCGAACAGGGTGCATCGCTTCTTGGCACTGATGTTAATGTGCTTCCTTTGTTTTG GTTCCTACTTCTGCTATGACACCCCCGGGGCCCTGGCGGACAATTTCAAACAAGACTTGCACTTGAACACATCCCAGTTCGCCTTGGTGTACTCAATATATTCCTGGCCAAATGTGATATTATGTTTCATAGGGGGATATCttgtagatag GTACTTTGGTGTGAGATTGGGgacaattatttatatgacaatTGTCTTGATTGGAGCTGTTATTTTTGCAGCAGGTGCATACATAAATGCATTCTGGTTGATGATACTCGGAAGATTTATTTTTGG AATTGGTGGAGAGTCTCTGCAGGTGGTGGTGAATAACTATGTTGTCCTCTGGTTCAAAGGCAAAGAGCTGAACATGGTATTTGGCCTGCAGTTGTCCTTCTCCAGGTTCGGCAGCACTGTCAACTTCTGGATCATGGGGCCCATCTATAAGTGGGTATCCACTTATTTTGTGGGATATGAAAGACTTGGAGTGGCATTATTTATTG CCGCTCTCACCTGTTTCATCTCACTAATATGTGGTCTGATTCTTGGCTGGATGGACCACAGAGCCGAAAAAATCCTAGGGAGGCTGGAAGAGTCCGAAAACAGTGAGCCATTCCACCTGAGTGACATAATACactttaaatcagtgttttggCTTGTTTCTGTGATATGTGTGGCATACTATTTGGCCATCTTTCCATTTATAGCTCTAGGGAA GCTATTTTTTGAACGAAAATTTGACTTTTTACCTCAAGACGCAAACACTGCCAACTCCATGGTGTACTTACTCTCAGCAGCTCTAAGTCCATTTTTCGGCGTGCTCATTGACAAAACCGGCCGTAATGTGATGTGGGTCATCATTAGTAACGTCTCTACGATAGGGGCACACTGCTTGCTGGCATTCACGTTCTTCAACCCGTATATCGGAGTG GTATTGTTAGGAATTTCCTATTCACTATTGGCAGCTGGACTGTGGCCTCTGGTGGCACTTATTGTACCTGAGAATCAGTTGGGAACGGCATACGGAAT TTGTCAAGCCGTCCAGAACTTGGGATTGGCTACTGTAATTCTATTGGCTGGAGTTATTGTTGACAAATATGGATATTTGATGCTGGAGATGTTCTTCTTGGGTTGCCTGTTTG TTTCCTTGATAGCTGCTGTACTCGTTTATATCGTCGACTCTGCCAATAACGGCATATTGAACCTATCTCCGAGTGTTAGGGAATCCATAAAACC GACAAGACCCATTGATGAAACTGCAAATTTATTGGACAGTGAAGAATACACAGACCAAGAAGAGACAGACTCAAGGCCCCCAGAATGGAATGACGAGCAGGCACCTGCTCCTCAAGATATTGCCCAAGTCCAGTCGGACAGGATTCGGAGCAGATACCTtgcacaaatattaccaaactCTAACATTCCCGATAGacaataa